In a single window of the Vespa crabro chromosome 18, iyVesCrab1.2, whole genome shotgun sequence genome:
- the LOC124430461 gene encoding mucin-2 — protein sequence MGEDMWQLLFTKLLLFSIVLLTIVSTGRSEDGDFDNDQIRASRIEGDLQGVTTVLLVSARPGKSVPPVGLLTKTARTFVQDGASTEFATQVLGTTLDNGRLYARILSTSSRVFYDKEPSVDPTSPYVVYPSKTPEYDWQSKVDFSNAPIKAIEEIDIKSKNKDLLRNNITDNQRRFTNENKGTTTRLDDLTRENDIFSKRELGTELQRFKPVKVRPTDNLPTYTVKQEYVSNNYDFFESELPKTRTRLPKIFKPTVRPTQKKVDNKPLATVTYHGFADFTTTVGDTVIVFSPSTSPAPIGRPATTIKGDATLRPDDGVAVVKIRPTVVSGDRKPTDLPFIKSHNHIETSMNHERDELLDIVNGGNIQPSVVEEPEVELSSRSTDPLLLIPDMETNSIKPTGLLKVIDSMTSSDGTTTRYKSLIYGTYIGTNYAQVIHTSSNVYFFPNTATLTDDNDEDTTVEYEYTNISDDEQEQDTTIEMTVGTTPQVITTSEEASPEMNELTTPFKDTTDSVLTTLKDILESARKVLGTTDSALPTFDDGIPNDIISGDPQGRSIKGGSSRNEYDQENNKVQQPDYVDSKQQITFATKLLPSTVYETFTYYTTFFIPDSNGDTTTSVKSREVVSSEVTFLTELITPSSTESFILPTKSDISIISQQVSNLQSQFDQEQTTKQDEEIELIFKTLYTTYTYLTTFFQKDTSSISSREVVETNVITQTVGPNGVSAAVASLFEKEEPILITPTEISQTILPSTISQQAGDDLATTPEYSDFTGKDITDGSLTTILDDETTITERISTVPTVPDDEFEDTEKAITELEASPTPAISTGIVKHQLKTYYTTYTYFTTTFVDDETEIETRTEVFTNVVTETIQPSPTISISQEITSSTLPTQTTSKPAVPPEILAYLEAIQRQKSQEEAFLLAKKVQAEANASEQVNNNPSETTLITEMTTEEFTEIPTTLEQQSFTENILRDLEINGQVTPNPPINGEILGSMITDVLSSSSSGGGTVLDVMDKRNAVPEDQELSESNHQDVEPPPTLLLQTSYTTFTYFTTMYKGDTSNVASRLETVTNVVTETIRPTVALPAESSTLPVTYFTTFTYWTTFYKGGDTLTTSREETVSTVVTPDVSATPTLQLEMIMTYRPDTTSSSVSLIEEELFSNTKPKITADNEVAPSDIPLLEKSLLEATTATKENNDDLIESSIVTLEPTTFYTTYTYFTTTYAGNETILNSRLETVTSVFHPNITEPKATGRAIGSPLYPGVQGLETEDKSIIPSKAVEIPKTGLISTIRSSKIQDDITTHYMTDVYGTIIDGLYAQVMESSTSLETPSSLLATPVLPTGVLSLNKGSVVDADGVTTVYFTTKQIGTSIDGMYAKVIENSSSTKIDEAKKQTISSTPGHRTGLVRLIEGQIENDGITTYYQSKVIGTSIEGRYAQIIESTSSFASTAPTLSIAPTSTLLPSTSIGIIEVSPSPAVIQSSLSEDSTTESPGHNEDSEENEENEEEDDQQEDDRSSRKKSRLTFSSRKKSFTPVIIPFASRNRPTFNPKRKGAQGATTITRTDITPTITATLAGKGNRFASSRGRVSSPIGPYSSTVSPSSSRRFSGRRNTASATSTINSATIGARGRGASRISPSSVLQGNRRAPATIRGSSRGSPRGSSSIYPGASSRYRPGIRASSTLLRGQSTIRQDDQDNDANEFTTTTLVTEEIPYTQETDEGETVTIPLQTTTESSRRSTNPLLRFRRPINFSGSSRASTTPKPINRNNKSNSPSIPNRNVGSRLNNRPTPPTPTRSRQTNAGFFPPRGYFSRKQESIVEDQIEDTDHEDEEDLEEDPVEEIADNDYEGSEHEDKTSATNINANRRYGKTLGPIAQIRPFGSLPRGRRVRRQANQLRSLTSRFRKSKQPITIKTDETTDVVGSSSNVEDTTKASIKPVSRYSSRTRTSTGSRPNFKSSNNPEKSQTETTETSTSQSNKANGRTKQNSNGNSRTTSSRIKPSPTSGNSRQFTLREKDSLQTRSSYKRSQSTPTRTTTRPTNKPTDNVKPRPPRLRTNSGKSQVESINTSRRVSSSRATSRTPSRSGSSSRRTTQRGRTSHEDIRESPIVYPDFDGTITVTHYVPTEVTIPVVNNGVTEQRNIITAQPSTEVLGPSQYSTVTGGDGRPLVVIVSEATGINSQGQTEITRFLLHETPTTRVSHTLTTFGGRRASQSVIVPTTVYSVENVVSTIRPSLPTNPPLANILLSQLLLGQLNPQNQLLQPQGTPTTQYNTRTTTYVTTITKHQSTVIPLTFRGKEILTTLIDSSSDIITATEFITDTVVVTPTATLPAANLNSLLLLLQQPQQQIQPNSNPLLDPLFAAVPLLTQSNTLPGEVERRHQPADSDYKPDSYEYSDEDLEEYEKPSRVRGGRDRSHDRKEDNSAISKAESSVVTLYVSGRRPGEFSTVLSTVKIGEKATASRRRRDVNRSIKVQPSIPPSLHAASEPFAVLTGSDDTVDAHTPTQSLESVVGDVGRHIYTYTHT from the exons ATGGAGACTTTGACAATGATCAAATTAGAGCCTCCAGGATAGAGGGTGACTTGCAGG GTGTGACCACTGTCCTTTTGGTATCTGCCCGTCCTGGAAAATCCGTGCCCCCGGTTGGTCTCCTTACAAAAACTGCTCGTACATTTGTACAAGACGGAGCAAGTACTGAATTCGCAACGCAAGTTCTTGGTACGACATTGGATAACGGACGTTTATACGCAAGAATTTTGTCTACCTCAAGTAGAGTATTTTATGATAAAGAACCTTCGGTAGATCCAACCAGTCCGTACGTCGTATATCCATCGAAAACACCGGAATACGATTGGCAATCTAAAGTTGATTTTAGCAATGCTCCGATTAAAGCAATCGAGgaaatagatataaagagtaagaataaggatttattaagaaataatattacggATAATCAGCGTAGATTTACGAATGAGAATAAAGGGACAACAACAAGGTTGGACGATTTAACGAGagaaaacgatatatttaGTAAAAGAGAATTGGGCACGGAACTTCAAAGATTTAAACCGGTTAAAGTGAGACCAACTGATAATTTACCGACTTATACTGTCAAACAAGAATACGTCtcgaataattatgatttcttTGAAAGTGAATTACCGAAAACTAGAACGCGTCTtcctaaaatatttaaacctACGGTAAGACCAACCCAAAAAAAAGTCGATAACAAGCCATTGGCAACGGTTACTTATCATGGGTTCGCTGACTTTACTACAACGGTTGGCGACACTGTTATAGTGTTCTCTCCTAGTACGTCACCGGCTCCTATTGGACGGCCAGCTACAACGATCAAAGGTGATGCTACGCTTAGACCGGACGATGGTGTAGCAGTAGTTAAAATTAGGCCTACCGTTGTCTCGGGTGATCGCAAACCAACCGATTTACCGTTTATAAAGTCACACAATCATATAGAGACTAGTATGAATCATGAGAGAGATGAATTATTGGATATAGTAAATGGTGGTAACATTCAGCCAAGCGTCGTTGAGGAACCTGAAGTCGAATTATCTTCTAGATCTACCGatccattattattgatacctGATATGGAAACAAATTCGATCAAACCTACGGGTCTTCTTAAAGTTATTGACTCCATGACATCTTCAGATGGTACTACCACTCGTTACAAAAGTCTTATTTATGGTACATACATTGGCACCAATTATGCCCAAGTTATTCATACATCTTCCAACGTATACTTCTTCCCTAATACCGCTACGTTAACGGACGACAATGATGAAGATACTACCGTAGAATATGAATATACTAATATAAGTGACGATGAACAAGAACAGGACACAACCATAGAAATGACTGTTGGTACGACACCGCAAGTGATAACTACTAGCGAAGAAGCATCACCagaaatgaatgaattgaCGACTCCATTCAAGGACACCACTGATAGCGTCTTAACAACGTTGAAAGACATTTTAGAAAGTGCAAGAAAAGTTTTGGGAACAACTGATTCGGCATTGCCAACGTTTGACGATGGAATAcctaacgatattatatcaGGGGATCCTCAAGGACGTAGCATCAAAGGTGGATCATCTAGAAACGAATACGAtcaggaaaataataaagtacaaCAACCAGATTATGTCGATTCGAAACAACAAATTACATTTGCAACGAAACTTCTTCCCTCCACCGTATACGAAACATTTACATATTACACAACCTTTTTCATTCCTGATAGCAATGGCGATACGACTACATCCGTGAAATCTCGAGAAGTTGTATCTTCCGAAGTTACTTTCTTGACAGAATTGATTACACCTAGTTCCACCGAGAGCTTCATTCTTCCTACAAAGTCagatatttcgataatatcacaACAGGTTTCGAATTTGCAATCTCAGTTTGATCAGGAACAAACGACAAAACAGGACGaagaaatagaattaatatttaaaactttATATACGACTTATACCTATTTGACAACGTTTTTCCAAAAAGATACATCAAGTATTTCTAGTAGAGAGGTTGTTGAAACCAATGTTATCACGCAAACCGTCGGACCCAATGGTGTATCTGCCGCAGTAGCTAgtctttttgaaaaagaagaacctATCCTAATAACTCCCACAGAGATATCACAAACCATTTTGCCGTCAACAATTTCTCAACAAGCTGGAGATGATCTAGCAACAACTCCAGAATATTCAGACTTTACAGGTAAAGATATTACAGATGGTAGTTTGACCACAATTCTGGATGACGAAACTACGATCACTGAACGTATTAGTACAGTACCTACAGTACCCGATGATGAATTTGAAGATACCGAAAAGGCAATAACCGAATTAGAAGCAAGCCCAACTCCAGCGATATCAACTGGTATAGTGAAACATCAATTGAAAACGTATTATACAACGTACACATATTTTACCACTACTTTCGTTGACGACGAAACGGAAATAGAAACGAGAACAGAAGTATTCACAAATGTTGTAACAGAAACGATTCAACCTAGTCCAACAATTTCTATATCACAAGAAATTACATCGTCGACGTTACCAACACAGACTACTAGTAAACCAGCAGTTCCACCAGAAATATTGGCATATTTGGAAGCTATTCAAAGACAGAAATCTCAAGAGGAAGCTTTCTTATTAGCGAAAAAAGTTCAAGCTGAAGCTAATGCCTCGGaacaagttaataataatccaaGTGAGACTACGTTAATCACTGAAATGACTACCGAAGAATTTACTGAAATTCCAACGACATTGGAACAGCAATCTTTTACAGAAAATATACTTCGTGATCTTGAGATTAATGGACAAGTGACACCAAATCCTCCGATAAATGGTGAAATTTTGGGATCAATGATTACGGATGTTCTTTCATCCTCCAGTTCCGGAGGTGGTACTGTTTTAGATGTTATGGATAAAAGAAATGCCGTGCCGGAAGATCAAGAATTATCAGAATCAAATCACCAGGACGTTGAACCTCCACCAACGTTACTATTGCAAACCAGTTACACAACATTCACTTATTTTACAACAATGTATAAAGGTGATACGTCTAATGTTGCCAGCCGTTTAGAAACAGTAACGAACGTTGTAACAGAAACTATAAGGCCAACGGTTGCGCTACCTGCAGAGTCAAGTACATTGCCAGTTACTTATTTCACAACCTTCACGTATTGGACAACTTTCTACAAAGGTGGCGATACCTTGACTACGAGCCGTGAAGAAACGGTTAGTACAGTTGTAACGCCAGATGTCTCGGCAACACCAACTTTACaattagaaatgataatgacgTATAGACCAGATACGACCTCATCCTCGGTGTCATTGATCGAAGAAGAATTGTTTAGTAATACCAAACCTAAGATAACAGCTGACAATGAAGTTGCACCGTCGGATATTCCATTGCTAGAAAAATCACTTTTAGAAGCAACTACAGCtactaaagaaaataacgatgatttaATAGAAAGTTCGATTGTTACTTTAGAACCGACAACGTTTTATACTACTTATACATACTTTACAACAACGTACGCGGGTAACGAGACGATTTTAAACAGTAGATTAGAAACTGTAACTAGTGTCTTTCATCCTAATATTACGGAACCAAAAGCGACCGGACGTGCTATTGGTAGTCCATTATATCCTGGAGTTCAAGGATTAGAAACAGAAGATAAATCCATAATACCGTCAAAGGCCGTAGAAATTCCTAAAACAGGATTAATATCGACCATTCGTTCTAGTAAAATTCAAGACGATATTACGACGCATTATATGACTGACGTATATGGTACCATTATCGATGGTCTTTATGCACAAGTTATGGAAAGTTCAACTAGTTTAGAAACACCTTCTTCGCTTTTAGCTACACCTGTACTTCCTACAGGAGTACTTTCATTGAACAAAGGTAGTGTAGTAGATGCTGATGGTGTGACAACTGTATACTTCACAACCAAACAAATTGGTACTTCGATCGACGGCATGTATGCAAAAGTTATTGAAAATAGTTCTAGTACGAAGATTGACGAAGCTAAAAAACAAACTATATCGTCAACACCAGGTCACAGAACTGGACTGGTGCGATTGATCGAAGGTCAAATTGAGAACGATGGAATTACGACGTATTATCAATCAAAAGTTATTGGTACTAGTATCGAAGGTAGATACGCACAAATAATCGAAAGTACTTCAAGCTTTGCATCTACTGCGCCAACTCTAAGTATCGCACCAACATCAACTTTATTACCAAGTACATCGATAGGGATTATAGAAGTATCGCCGTCGCCTGCTGTAATTCAATCATCCTTATCGGAAGATTCTACAACGGAATCTCCAGGTCATAATGAAGATtccgaagaaaatgaagagaatgaagaagaggatgatCAACAAGAGGACGATCGAAGTTCAAGGAAAAAATCTAGATTAACGTTCTCATCAAGGAAAAAATCATTTACTCCGGTGATCATACCGTTCGCATCTAGAAATCGACCAACGTTTAATCCGAAACGTAAAGGTGCACAAGGTGCAACGACTATTACAAGAACAGATATAACACCTACTATAACTGCAACGTTAGCTGGTAAAGGTAATAGATTTGCATCGTCAAGAGGACGCGTTAGTTCGCCCATCGGGCCATATTCTTCGACCGTGTCGCCATCTAGTTCGAGAAGATTTTCAGGAAGAAGAAATACGGCATCAGCAACGAGTACTATCAATTCAGCGACAATAGGAGCACGTGGTAGAGGAGCATCTAGAATATCACCCTCCTCTGTTCTTCAAGGAAATAGACGTGCACCTGCTACTATCAGAGGTTCTTCGAGAGGCTCACCACGTGGCTCAAGTTCCATATATCCAGGAGCATCGTCCAGATATAGACCTGGTATAAGAGCGTCATCTACTTTGTTACGAGGACAATCGACTATCAGGCAAGACGATCAGGATAACGATGCCAACGAATTCACCACGACTACTTTGGTGACAGAAGAAATACCGTATACCCAAGAAACCGACGAGGGGGAAACAGTCACTATACCTCTTCAAACAACAACTGAATCTTCTCGAAGATCTACGAATCCACTTTTAAGATTTCGCAGACCGATAAACTTTAGTGGATCCTCAAGGGCAAGTACAACTCCAAAGCctattaatcgaaataataaatccaATTCGCCTAGCATACCAAATCGAAATGTTGGCTCTCGATTAAATAATAGACCTACTCCACCTACGCCTACGAGATCTCGTCAAACAAATGCAGGTTTCTTTCCGCCTCGTGGATATTTTAGCAGAAAACAGGAATCGATTGTAGAAGATCAGATCGAAGATACTGAtcacgaagacgaagaagatctTGAGGAAGATCCAGTCGAAGAGATTGCTGATAACGATTACGAAGGTTCTGAACATGAAGACAAAACTTCGGCAACAAATATCAATGCCAATCGTCGTTATGGTAAAACACTTGGACCAATTGCACAGATCAGACCATTTGGGTCACTtccaagaggaagaagagttCGTCGGCAAGCAAATCAATTAAGATCATTAACTAGTCGTTTTCGAAAATCAAAGCAACCGATAACAATTAAAACCGATGAGACAACTGACGTTGTTGGTAGTTCATCGAACGTTGAGGATACAACAAAAGCATCGATAAAGCCAGTTTCTCGATACAGTTCTCGTACTAGAACTTCAACTGGTTCACGGCCGAATTTTAAGTCCTCGAATAATCCAGAAAAATCGCAAACAGAAACGACAGAAACATCTACGAGTCAATCGAATAAAGCTAATGGaagaacgaaacaaaatagtaatggtaatagtaGAACTACATCCTCGAGAATAAAACCGTCTCCGACGTCAGGCAATAGCAGACAATTTACacttagagaaaaagattctttACAAACTAGATCCAGTTACAAAAGGTCACAGTCCACGCCAACTAGAACTACAACTAGGCCAACGAATAAACCAACAGATAATGTCAAACCAAGACCACCAAGATTAAGAACTAATTCCGGAAAAAGTCAAGTGGAATCGATCAATACTTCACGTAGAGTTTCTTCTTCGCGTGCCACTTCCAGAACTCCAAGTAGAAGCGGAAGTAGTAGCAGAAGAACCACCCAAAGAGGAAGAACTTCTCATGAAGACATTAGGGAATCTCCAATCGTTTATCCAGATTTTGATGGGACCATAACAGTAACTCATTATGTACCAACGGAAGTAACAATACCTGTAGTAAATAATGGTGTCACTGAGCAACGCAATATTATAACGGCTCAACCTAGTACAGAAGTCCTTGGTCCTTCTCAGTATAGCACTGTAACAGGTGGTGATGGTCGACCACTGGTAGTTATTGTCAGCGAAGCTACAGGTATTAACAGTCAAGGTCAAACtgagattacacgatttttgCTTCACGAAACGCCCACAACACGCGTTTCTCATACGCTTACCACTTTTGGTGGTCGGAGAGCTTCACAATCAGTGATCGTACCTACAACTGTTTATTCAGTTGAAAATGTAGTTTCTACAATACGACCTTCTTTGCCTACAAATCCACCTCTTGCAAATATCCTTTTATCACAATTGCTTCTGGGTCAGTTAAATCCACAGAACCAATTACTACAGCCTCAAGGTACACCCACTACGCAATATAACACGCGCACAACTACCTACGTCACTACGATTACGAAACATCAAAGCACCGTCATTCCACTTACCTTCCGTGGTAAAGAGATCTTAACTACTTTAATAGACTCCTCAAGCGACATCATAACCGCAACGGAATTTATCACGGACACTGTTGTAGTTACACCAACGGCAACATTACCAGCAGCAAATTTAAATTCTTTACTATTGCTACTTCAACAACCCCAACAGCAAATACAACCAAATTCAAATCCTTTATTGGATCCTTTATTCGCCGCGGTTCCATTGTTAACCCAAAGTAATACTCTACCGGGTGAAGTTGAAAGGCGGCATCAACCAGCAGATTCGGATTATAAACCAGATAGTTATGAATACTCGGACGAAGATCTCGAGGAATATGAAAAACCATCAAGGGTTCGAGGCGGACGGGATAGGTCTcacgatagaaaagaagataattctGCCATTTCGAAAGCTGAATCTAGCGTGGTTACGCTTTATGTTTCTGGTCGAAGACCCGGGGAATTTAGCACCGTATTGAGTACCGTCAAAATTGGTGAAAAAGCAACAGCATCCAGAAGACGAAGGGATGTAAATAGATCTATTAAAGTACAACCATCAATTCCGCCGTCCTTACACGCGGCTTCAGAACCATTTGCTGTCCTAACAGGAAGCGATGATACTGTCGACGCACATACGCCAACGCAAAGCCTTGAAAGCGTAGTAGGTGACGTGGGACGGCATATTTACACATACACTCATACCTAA